A genomic stretch from Megachile rotundata isolate GNS110a chromosome 1, iyMegRotu1, whole genome shotgun sequence includes:
- the sw gene encoding cytoplasmic dynein 1 intermediate chain short wing isoform X37 produces the protein MMSDRKAELERKKAKLQAIREEKERRRREKEQKDVEEATVRAAGADKDHRKELDAMLSSLGVAPVSDVLSSLSSMNSLTPEQSANATPDASLQPSSINSAQSSAGRKKNRELTIVSVAHTNIPPVEPVVYSKQTQTIQTTHTSHDAHAFDYYDEYNLNPGLEWEDEFTAEDEENSLPHMDGFQSKLPPGILPHGLPQVKEVQPAVTQVEQEKEKEKPKEVRELSEEEKQMIILSEDFQRFLDRTSRIVERALGESVDIYTDYTGTVDGEDGMDEKSHQRLWLNRSFFCDRWSRNRCVTSMDWSSQFPELLVASYNNNDDTPNDPDGVCLVWNTKFKKTTPEFIFHCQSPVMSTTFARFHPNLILGGTYSGQIVLWDNRVQKRSPIQRTPLSASAHTHPVYCLNIVGAQNAHNLISISTDGKVCSWSLEMLSQPLETLELHTKQSKPIAATCLAFPYGDVNNFVVGSEDATVYSACRHGTKAGVLETYEGHQGPVTGISAHAVLGGIDFSHLFLTSSIDWTIKLWSLKENNPLYSFEHNGDYVYDVAWSPTHPALFAAVDDSGRLDLWNLNQDTEVPTASIVIDGSPALNRVSWTPSGLHVTVGDDTGKIWVYDVAEHLAHPRIDEWNKFLYTQQELKHNKADEELHKLNLREPASLTSTHPLTRYG, from the exons ATGATGTCTGACAGAAAAGCAGAACTTGAAAGAAAGAAAGCCAAGCTTCAGGCCATCagggaagaaaaagaaagacgcAGGCGAGAAAAGGAACAGAAAGAT GTTGAAGAGGCAACAGTTCGTGCTGCGGGAGCAGATAAAGATCATCGTAAAGAACTGGATGCTATGTTATCATCTTTGGGCGTAGCACCAGTATCGG ATGTATTGTCTAGTTTATCTAGTATGAATTCTTTGACTCCGGAACAAAGTGCTAATGCTACTCCCGATGCTAGTCTACAACCATCTAGTATAAACTCTGCTCAAAG TAGTGCTGGAAGGAAGAAGAATCGAGAACTTACAATTGTTTCTGTGGCACATACCAATATTCCACCTGTAGAACCAGTTGTTTATAGTAAACAAACACAAACCATTCAGACAACACATACATCTCACGACG CTCATGCATTCGACTATTACG ACGAGTACAATCTAAATCCTGGTTTAGAATGGGAGGACGAATTTACAG CCGAAGATGAAGAGAACAGCTTGCCGCATATGGACGGTTTCCAGAGCAAACTTCCTCCTGGTATTCTTCCTCATGGTTTACCTCAAGTTAAAGAAGTGCAGCCCGCCGTTACACAAGTGgagcaagaaaaagaaaaagaaaaacctAAAGAAG TACGAGAACTTAGTGAAGAGGAGAAACAAATGATCATATTATCTGAAGATTTCCAACGATTTCTTGACCGTACAAGTCGTATTGTAGAAAGAGCATTAGGAGAATCTGTTGATATTTATACCGATTACACCGGCACCGTGGATGGTGAAGATGGAAT GGACGAAAAGAGCCATCAACGTCTATGGTTGAACCGGTCGTTCTTCTGCGACCGGTGGTCTCGCAACCGTTGTGTGACCTCGATGGATTGGTCATCTCAATTTCCGGAACTTCTTGTAGCTTCCTATAACAATAACGATGACACCCCTAACGATCCCGACGGGGTCTGTTTAGTTTGGAATACAAAGTTTAAGAAAACCACACCGGAATTCATTTTTCACTGTCAGTCTCCGGTGATGTCAACCACGTTCGCTAGATTTCACCCTAATTTAATCTTAGGAGGTACTTATTCTGGTCAGATTGTTCTGTGGGACAACAGAGTTCAAAAGAGATCTCCCATTCAACGTACTCCACTATCAGCCAGTGCGCACACT caCCCTGTTTATTGTTTAAACATTGTTGGAGCTCAAAATGCACACAATTTGATAAGTATTTCAACTGATGGGAAGGTTTGCTCTTGGAGTCTAGAGATGCTGTCACAACCGCTGGAGACGTTAGAGCTTCATACTAAGCAATCGAAGCCTATTGCTGCTACTTGTTTGGCATTTCCTTATGGAGATGTCAATAATTTTGTTGTAGGTAGCGAAGATGCAACCGTATATTCtg CTTGTCGTCACGGCACAAAAGCTGGAGTACTAGAAACTTATGAAGGTCATCAAGGACCAGTTACCGGAATCAGCGCGCACGCTGTACTAGGAGGAATAGATTTCTCACATTTATTCTTAACATCTTCGATTGACTGGACGATTAAATTGTGGAGTCTTAAAGAGAATAATCCTCTGTACTCTTTTGAACACAATGGCGACTACGTGTACGACGTCGCTTGGTCACCGACGCATCCAGCTTTGTTTGCTGCTGTAGACGATTCAGGACGATTGGATTTGTGGAATCTTAATCAAGATACCGAAGTGCCTACagctagtatagtaattgatggaTCCCCAGCTCTTAATAGGGTGTCATGGACTCCTAGTGGGTTGCACGTAACCGTTGGGGATGATACGGGAAAGATCTGGGTGTACGACGTTGCCGAG cATTTAGCACATCCAAGGATCGATGAATGGAATAAATTCTTGTACACACAACAAGAATTAAAACATAATAAAGCAGATGAAGAATTGCATAAATTAAATCTGAGGGAGCCTGCTTCCTTAACTTCTACACATCCTTTAACTAGGTATGGCTAG
- the sw gene encoding cytoplasmic dynein 1 intermediate chain short wing isoform X31, translated as MMSDRKAELERKKAKLQAIREEKERRRREKEQKDVEEATVRAAGADKDHRKELDAMLSSLGVAPVSDVLSSLSSMNSLTPEQSANATPDASLQPSSINSAQSSAGRKKNRELTIVSVAHTNIPPVEPVVYSKQTQTIQTTHTSHDAHAFDYYDEYNLNPGLEWEDEFTVLTFDDGQAEDEENSLPHMDGFQSKLPPGILPHGLPQVKEVQPAVTQVEQEKEKEKPKEVRELSEEEKQMIILSEDFQRFLDRTSRIVERALGESVDIYTDYTGTVDGEDGMDEKSHQRLWLNRSFFCDRWSRNRCVTSMDWSSQFPELLVASYNNNDDTPNDPDGVCLVWNTKFKKTTPEFIFHCQSPVMSTTFARFHPNLILGGTYSGQIVLWDNRVQKRSPIQRTPLSASAHTHPVYCLNIVGAQNAHNLISISTDGKVCSWSLEMLSQPLETLELHTKQSKPIAATCLAFPYGDVNNFVVGSEDATVYSACRHGTKAGVLETYEGHQGPVTGISAHAVLGGIDFSHLFLTSSIDWTIKLWSLKENNPLYSFEHNGDYVYDVAWSPTHPALFAAVDDSGRLDLWNLNQDTEVPTASIVIDGSPALNRVSWTPSGLHVTVGDDTGKIWVYDVAEHLAHPRIDEWNKFLYTQQELKHNKADEELHKLNLREPASLTSTHPLTRYG; from the exons ATGATGTCTGACAGAAAAGCAGAACTTGAAAGAAAGAAAGCCAAGCTTCAGGCCATCagggaagaaaaagaaagacgcAGGCGAGAAAAGGAACAGAAAGAT GTTGAAGAGGCAACAGTTCGTGCTGCGGGAGCAGATAAAGATCATCGTAAAGAACTGGATGCTATGTTATCATCTTTGGGCGTAGCACCAGTATCGG ATGTATTGTCTAGTTTATCTAGTATGAATTCTTTGACTCCGGAACAAAGTGCTAATGCTACTCCCGATGCTAGTCTACAACCATCTAGTATAAACTCTGCTCAAAG TAGTGCTGGAAGGAAGAAGAATCGAGAACTTACAATTGTTTCTGTGGCACATACCAATATTCCACCTGTAGAACCAGTTGTTTATAGTAAACAAACACAAACCATTCAGACAACACATACATCTCACGACG CTCATGCATTCGACTATTACG ACGAGTACAATCTAAATCCTGGTTTAGAATGGGAGGACGAATTTACAG TTTTGACATTTGATGATGGCCAAGCCGAAGATGAAGAGAACAGCTTGCCGCATATGGACGGTTTCCAGAGCAAACTTCCTCCTGGTATTCTTCCTCATGGTTTACCTCAAGTTAAAGAAGTGCAGCCCGCCGTTACACAAGTGgagcaagaaaaagaaaaagaaaaacctAAAGAAG TACGAGAACTTAGTGAAGAGGAGAAACAAATGATCATATTATCTGAAGATTTCCAACGATTTCTTGACCGTACAAGTCGTATTGTAGAAAGAGCATTAGGAGAATCTGTTGATATTTATACCGATTACACCGGCACCGTGGATGGTGAAGATGGAAT GGACGAAAAGAGCCATCAACGTCTATGGTTGAACCGGTCGTTCTTCTGCGACCGGTGGTCTCGCAACCGTTGTGTGACCTCGATGGATTGGTCATCTCAATTTCCGGAACTTCTTGTAGCTTCCTATAACAATAACGATGACACCCCTAACGATCCCGACGGGGTCTGTTTAGTTTGGAATACAAAGTTTAAGAAAACCACACCGGAATTCATTTTTCACTGTCAGTCTCCGGTGATGTCAACCACGTTCGCTAGATTTCACCCTAATTTAATCTTAGGAGGTACTTATTCTGGTCAGATTGTTCTGTGGGACAACAGAGTTCAAAAGAGATCTCCCATTCAACGTACTCCACTATCAGCCAGTGCGCACACT caCCCTGTTTATTGTTTAAACATTGTTGGAGCTCAAAATGCACACAATTTGATAAGTATTTCAACTGATGGGAAGGTTTGCTCTTGGAGTCTAGAGATGCTGTCACAACCGCTGGAGACGTTAGAGCTTCATACTAAGCAATCGAAGCCTATTGCTGCTACTTGTTTGGCATTTCCTTATGGAGATGTCAATAATTTTGTTGTAGGTAGCGAAGATGCAACCGTATATTCtg CTTGTCGTCACGGCACAAAAGCTGGAGTACTAGAAACTTATGAAGGTCATCAAGGACCAGTTACCGGAATCAGCGCGCACGCTGTACTAGGAGGAATAGATTTCTCACATTTATTCTTAACATCTTCGATTGACTGGACGATTAAATTGTGGAGTCTTAAAGAGAATAATCCTCTGTACTCTTTTGAACACAATGGCGACTACGTGTACGACGTCGCTTGGTCACCGACGCATCCAGCTTTGTTTGCTGCTGTAGACGATTCAGGACGATTGGATTTGTGGAATCTTAATCAAGATACCGAAGTGCCTACagctagtatagtaattgatggaTCCCCAGCTCTTAATAGGGTGTCATGGACTCCTAGTGGGTTGCACGTAACCGTTGGGGATGATACGGGAAAGATCTGGGTGTACGACGTTGCCGAG cATTTAGCACATCCAAGGATCGATGAATGGAATAAATTCTTGTACACACAACAAGAATTAAAACATAATAAAGCAGATGAAGAATTGCATAAATTAAATCTGAGGGAGCCTGCTTCCTTAACTTCTACACATCCTTTAACTAGGTATGGCTAG
- the sw gene encoding cytoplasmic dynein 1 intermediate chain short wing isoform X45: protein MMSDRKAELERKKAKLQAIREEKERRRREKEQKDVEEATVRAAGADKDHRKELDAMLSSLGVAPVSDVLSSLSSMNSLTPEQSANATPDASLQPSSINSAQSAGRKKNRELTIVSVAHTNIPPVEPVVYSKQTQTIQTTHTSHDAHAFDYYVLTFDDGQAEDEENSLPHMDGFQSKLPPGILPHGLPQVKEVQPAVTQVEQEKEKEKPKEVRELSEEEKQMIILSEDFQRFLDRTSRIVERALGESVDIYTDYTGTVDGEDGMDEKSHQRLWLNRSFFCDRWSRNRCVTSMDWSSQFPELLVASYNNNDDTPNDPDGVCLVWNTKFKKTTPEFIFHCQSPVMSTTFARFHPNLILGGTYSGQIVLWDNRVQKRSPIQRTPLSASAHTHPVYCLNIVGAQNAHNLISISTDGKVCSWSLEMLSQPLETLELHTKQSKPIAATCLAFPYGDVNNFVVGSEDATVYSACRHGTKAGVLETYEGHQGPVTGISAHAVLGGIDFSHLFLTSSIDWTIKLWSLKENNPLYSFEHNGDYVYDVAWSPTHPALFAAVDDSGRLDLWNLNQDTEVPTASIVIDGSPALNRVSWTPSGLHVTVGDDTGKIWVYDVAEHLAHPRIDEWNKFLYTQQELKHNKADEELHKLNLREPASLTSTHPLTRYG, encoded by the exons ATGATGTCTGACAGAAAAGCAGAACTTGAAAGAAAGAAAGCCAAGCTTCAGGCCATCagggaagaaaaagaaagacgcAGGCGAGAAAAGGAACAGAAAGAT GTTGAAGAGGCAACAGTTCGTGCTGCGGGAGCAGATAAAGATCATCGTAAAGAACTGGATGCTATGTTATCATCTTTGGGCGTAGCACCAGTATCGG ATGTATTGTCTAGTTTATCTAGTATGAATTCTTTGACTCCGGAACAAAGTGCTAATGCTACTCCCGATGCTAGTCTACAACCATCTAGTATAAACTCTGCTCAAAG TGCTGGAAGGAAGAAGAATCGAGAACTTACAATTGTTTCTGTGGCACATACCAATATTCCACCTGTAGAACCAGTTGTTTATAGTAAACAAACACAAACCATTCAGACAACACATACATCTCACGACG CTCATGCATTCGACTATTACG TTTTGACATTTGATGATGGCCAAGCCGAAGATGAAGAGAACAGCTTGCCGCATATGGACGGTTTCCAGAGCAAACTTCCTCCTGGTATTCTTCCTCATGGTTTACCTCAAGTTAAAGAAGTGCAGCCCGCCGTTACACAAGTGgagcaagaaaaagaaaaagaaaaacctAAAGAAG TACGAGAACTTAGTGAAGAGGAGAAACAAATGATCATATTATCTGAAGATTTCCAACGATTTCTTGACCGTACAAGTCGTATTGTAGAAAGAGCATTAGGAGAATCTGTTGATATTTATACCGATTACACCGGCACCGTGGATGGTGAAGATGGAAT GGACGAAAAGAGCCATCAACGTCTATGGTTGAACCGGTCGTTCTTCTGCGACCGGTGGTCTCGCAACCGTTGTGTGACCTCGATGGATTGGTCATCTCAATTTCCGGAACTTCTTGTAGCTTCCTATAACAATAACGATGACACCCCTAACGATCCCGACGGGGTCTGTTTAGTTTGGAATACAAAGTTTAAGAAAACCACACCGGAATTCATTTTTCACTGTCAGTCTCCGGTGATGTCAACCACGTTCGCTAGATTTCACCCTAATTTAATCTTAGGAGGTACTTATTCTGGTCAGATTGTTCTGTGGGACAACAGAGTTCAAAAGAGATCTCCCATTCAACGTACTCCACTATCAGCCAGTGCGCACACT caCCCTGTTTATTGTTTAAACATTGTTGGAGCTCAAAATGCACACAATTTGATAAGTATTTCAACTGATGGGAAGGTTTGCTCTTGGAGTCTAGAGATGCTGTCACAACCGCTGGAGACGTTAGAGCTTCATACTAAGCAATCGAAGCCTATTGCTGCTACTTGTTTGGCATTTCCTTATGGAGATGTCAATAATTTTGTTGTAGGTAGCGAAGATGCAACCGTATATTCtg CTTGTCGTCACGGCACAAAAGCTGGAGTACTAGAAACTTATGAAGGTCATCAAGGACCAGTTACCGGAATCAGCGCGCACGCTGTACTAGGAGGAATAGATTTCTCACATTTATTCTTAACATCTTCGATTGACTGGACGATTAAATTGTGGAGTCTTAAAGAGAATAATCCTCTGTACTCTTTTGAACACAATGGCGACTACGTGTACGACGTCGCTTGGTCACCGACGCATCCAGCTTTGTTTGCTGCTGTAGACGATTCAGGACGATTGGATTTGTGGAATCTTAATCAAGATACCGAAGTGCCTACagctagtatagtaattgatggaTCCCCAGCTCTTAATAGGGTGTCATGGACTCCTAGTGGGTTGCACGTAACCGTTGGGGATGATACGGGAAAGATCTGGGTGTACGACGTTGCCGAG cATTTAGCACATCCAAGGATCGATGAATGGAATAAATTCTTGTACACACAACAAGAATTAAAACATAATAAAGCAGATGAAGAATTGCATAAATTAAATCTGAGGGAGCCTGCTTCCTTAACTTCTACACATCCTTTAACTAGGTATGGCTAG
- the sw gene encoding cytoplasmic dynein 1 intermediate chain short wing isoform X50, with translation MMSDRKAELERKKAKLQAIREEKERRRREKEQKDVEEATVRAAGADKDHRKELDAMLSSLGVAPVSDVLSSLSSMNSLTPEQSANATPDASLQPSSINSAQSAGRKKNRELTIVSVAHTNIPPVEPVVYSKQTQTIQTTHTSHDAHAFDYYAEDEENSLPHMDGFQSKLPPGILPHGLPQVKEVQPAVTQVEQEKEKEKPKEVRELSEEEKQMIILSEDFQRFLDRTSRIVERALGESVDIYTDYTGTVDGEDGMDEKSHQRLWLNRSFFCDRWSRNRCVTSMDWSSQFPELLVASYNNNDDTPNDPDGVCLVWNTKFKKTTPEFIFHCQSPVMSTTFARFHPNLILGGTYSGQIVLWDNRVQKRSPIQRTPLSASAHTHPVYCLNIVGAQNAHNLISISTDGKVCSWSLEMLSQPLETLELHTKQSKPIAATCLAFPYGDVNNFVVGSEDATVYSACRHGTKAGVLETYEGHQGPVTGISAHAVLGGIDFSHLFLTSSIDWTIKLWSLKENNPLYSFEHNGDYVYDVAWSPTHPALFAAVDDSGRLDLWNLNQDTEVPTASIVIDGSPALNRVSWTPSGLHVTVGDDTGKIWVYDVAEHLAHPRIDEWNKFLYTQQELKHNKADEELHKLNLREPASLTSTHPLTRYG, from the exons ATGATGTCTGACAGAAAAGCAGAACTTGAAAGAAAGAAAGCCAAGCTTCAGGCCATCagggaagaaaaagaaagacgcAGGCGAGAAAAGGAACAGAAAGAT GTTGAAGAGGCAACAGTTCGTGCTGCGGGAGCAGATAAAGATCATCGTAAAGAACTGGATGCTATGTTATCATCTTTGGGCGTAGCACCAGTATCGG ATGTATTGTCTAGTTTATCTAGTATGAATTCTTTGACTCCGGAACAAAGTGCTAATGCTACTCCCGATGCTAGTCTACAACCATCTAGTATAAACTCTGCTCAAAG TGCTGGAAGGAAGAAGAATCGAGAACTTACAATTGTTTCTGTGGCACATACCAATATTCCACCTGTAGAACCAGTTGTTTATAGTAAACAAACACAAACCATTCAGACAACACATACATCTCACGACG CTCATGCATTCGACTATTACG CCGAAGATGAAGAGAACAGCTTGCCGCATATGGACGGTTTCCAGAGCAAACTTCCTCCTGGTATTCTTCCTCATGGTTTACCTCAAGTTAAAGAAGTGCAGCCCGCCGTTACACAAGTGgagcaagaaaaagaaaaagaaaaacctAAAGAAG TACGAGAACTTAGTGAAGAGGAGAAACAAATGATCATATTATCTGAAGATTTCCAACGATTTCTTGACCGTACAAGTCGTATTGTAGAAAGAGCATTAGGAGAATCTGTTGATATTTATACCGATTACACCGGCACCGTGGATGGTGAAGATGGAAT GGACGAAAAGAGCCATCAACGTCTATGGTTGAACCGGTCGTTCTTCTGCGACCGGTGGTCTCGCAACCGTTGTGTGACCTCGATGGATTGGTCATCTCAATTTCCGGAACTTCTTGTAGCTTCCTATAACAATAACGATGACACCCCTAACGATCCCGACGGGGTCTGTTTAGTTTGGAATACAAAGTTTAAGAAAACCACACCGGAATTCATTTTTCACTGTCAGTCTCCGGTGATGTCAACCACGTTCGCTAGATTTCACCCTAATTTAATCTTAGGAGGTACTTATTCTGGTCAGATTGTTCTGTGGGACAACAGAGTTCAAAAGAGATCTCCCATTCAACGTACTCCACTATCAGCCAGTGCGCACACT caCCCTGTTTATTGTTTAAACATTGTTGGAGCTCAAAATGCACACAATTTGATAAGTATTTCAACTGATGGGAAGGTTTGCTCTTGGAGTCTAGAGATGCTGTCACAACCGCTGGAGACGTTAGAGCTTCATACTAAGCAATCGAAGCCTATTGCTGCTACTTGTTTGGCATTTCCTTATGGAGATGTCAATAATTTTGTTGTAGGTAGCGAAGATGCAACCGTATATTCtg CTTGTCGTCACGGCACAAAAGCTGGAGTACTAGAAACTTATGAAGGTCATCAAGGACCAGTTACCGGAATCAGCGCGCACGCTGTACTAGGAGGAATAGATTTCTCACATTTATTCTTAACATCTTCGATTGACTGGACGATTAAATTGTGGAGTCTTAAAGAGAATAATCCTCTGTACTCTTTTGAACACAATGGCGACTACGTGTACGACGTCGCTTGGTCACCGACGCATCCAGCTTTGTTTGCTGCTGTAGACGATTCAGGACGATTGGATTTGTGGAATCTTAATCAAGATACCGAAGTGCCTACagctagtatagtaattgatggaTCCCCAGCTCTTAATAGGGTGTCATGGACTCCTAGTGGGTTGCACGTAACCGTTGGGGATGATACGGGAAAGATCTGGGTGTACGACGTTGCCGAG cATTTAGCACATCCAAGGATCGATGAATGGAATAAATTCTTGTACACACAACAAGAATTAAAACATAATAAAGCAGATGAAGAATTGCATAAATTAAATCTGAGGGAGCCTGCTTCCTTAACTTCTACACATCCTTTAACTAGGTATGGCTAG
- the sw gene encoding cytoplasmic dynein 1 intermediate chain short wing isoform X4 codes for MMSDRKAELERKKAKLQAIREEKERRRREKEQKDVEEATVRAAGADKDHRKELDAMLSSLGVAPVSDVLSSLSSMNSLTPEQSANATPDASLQPSSINSAQSSAGRKKNRELTIVSVAHTNIPPVEPVVYSKQTQTIQTTHTSHDGLSASSSAYTIYSCSTTTPTHSYSAGYFEADWWRPRKGGSAPNYLYEYNLNPGLEWEDEFTVLTFDDGQAEDEENSLPHMDGFQSKLPPGILPHGLPQVKEVQPAVTQVEQEKEKEKPKEVRELSEEEKQMIILSEDFQRFLDRTSRIVERALGESVDIYTDYTGTVDGEDGMDEKSHQRLWLNRSFFCDRWSRNRCVTSMDWSSQFPELLVASYNNNDDTPNDPDGVCLVWNTKFKKTTPEFIFHCQSPVMSTTFARFHPNLILGGTYSGQIVLWDNRVQKRSPIQRTPLSASAHTHPVYCLNIVGAQNAHNLISISTDGKVCSWSLEMLSQPLETLELHTKQSKPIAATCLAFPYGDVNNFVVGSEDATVYSACRHGTKAGVLETYEGHQGPVTGISAHAVLGGIDFSHLFLTSSIDWTIKLWSLKENNPLYSFEHNGDYVYDVAWSPTHPALFAAVDDSGRLDLWNLNQDTEVPTASIVIDGSPALNRVSWTPSGLHVTVGDDTGKIWVYDVAEHLAHPRIDEWNKFLYTQQELKHNKADEELHKLNLREPASLTSTHPLTRYG; via the exons ATGATGTCTGACAGAAAAGCAGAACTTGAAAGAAAGAAAGCCAAGCTTCAGGCCATCagggaagaaaaagaaagacgcAGGCGAGAAAAGGAACAGAAAGAT GTTGAAGAGGCAACAGTTCGTGCTGCGGGAGCAGATAAAGATCATCGTAAAGAACTGGATGCTATGTTATCATCTTTGGGCGTAGCACCAGTATCGG ATGTATTGTCTAGTTTATCTAGTATGAATTCTTTGACTCCGGAACAAAGTGCTAATGCTACTCCCGATGCTAGTCTACAACCATCTAGTATAAACTCTGCTCAAAG TAGTGCTGGAAGGAAGAAGAATCGAGAACTTACAATTGTTTCTGTGGCACATACCAATATTCCACCTGTAGAACCAGTTGTTTATAGTAAACAAACACAAACCATTCAGACAACACATACATCTCACGACG GACTGTCCGCATCTTCTTCTGCATACACCATCTACTCCTGTTCGACAACAACACCAACTCACTCTTACTCCGCAGGCTACTTTGAGGCTGACTGGTGGCGTCCCAGGAAAGGTGGGTCTGCACCAAACTACCTAT ACGAGTACAATCTAAATCCTGGTTTAGAATGGGAGGACGAATTTACAG TTTTGACATTTGATGATGGCCAAGCCGAAGATGAAGAGAACAGCTTGCCGCATATGGACGGTTTCCAGAGCAAACTTCCTCCTGGTATTCTTCCTCATGGTTTACCTCAAGTTAAAGAAGTGCAGCCCGCCGTTACACAAGTGgagcaagaaaaagaaaaagaaaaacctAAAGAAG TACGAGAACTTAGTGAAGAGGAGAAACAAATGATCATATTATCTGAAGATTTCCAACGATTTCTTGACCGTACAAGTCGTATTGTAGAAAGAGCATTAGGAGAATCTGTTGATATTTATACCGATTACACCGGCACCGTGGATGGTGAAGATGGAAT GGACGAAAAGAGCCATCAACGTCTATGGTTGAACCGGTCGTTCTTCTGCGACCGGTGGTCTCGCAACCGTTGTGTGACCTCGATGGATTGGTCATCTCAATTTCCGGAACTTCTTGTAGCTTCCTATAACAATAACGATGACACCCCTAACGATCCCGACGGGGTCTGTTTAGTTTGGAATACAAAGTTTAAGAAAACCACACCGGAATTCATTTTTCACTGTCAGTCTCCGGTGATGTCAACCACGTTCGCTAGATTTCACCCTAATTTAATCTTAGGAGGTACTTATTCTGGTCAGATTGTTCTGTGGGACAACAGAGTTCAAAAGAGATCTCCCATTCAACGTACTCCACTATCAGCCAGTGCGCACACT caCCCTGTTTATTGTTTAAACATTGTTGGAGCTCAAAATGCACACAATTTGATAAGTATTTCAACTGATGGGAAGGTTTGCTCTTGGAGTCTAGAGATGCTGTCACAACCGCTGGAGACGTTAGAGCTTCATACTAAGCAATCGAAGCCTATTGCTGCTACTTGTTTGGCATTTCCTTATGGAGATGTCAATAATTTTGTTGTAGGTAGCGAAGATGCAACCGTATATTCtg CTTGTCGTCACGGCACAAAAGCTGGAGTACTAGAAACTTATGAAGGTCATCAAGGACCAGTTACCGGAATCAGCGCGCACGCTGTACTAGGAGGAATAGATTTCTCACATTTATTCTTAACATCTTCGATTGACTGGACGATTAAATTGTGGAGTCTTAAAGAGAATAATCCTCTGTACTCTTTTGAACACAATGGCGACTACGTGTACGACGTCGCTTGGTCACCGACGCATCCAGCTTTGTTTGCTGCTGTAGACGATTCAGGACGATTGGATTTGTGGAATCTTAATCAAGATACCGAAGTGCCTACagctagtatagtaattgatggaTCCCCAGCTCTTAATAGGGTGTCATGGACTCCTAGTGGGTTGCACGTAACCGTTGGGGATGATACGGGAAAGATCTGGGTGTACGACGTTGCCGAG cATTTAGCACATCCAAGGATCGATGAATGGAATAAATTCTTGTACACACAACAAGAATTAAAACATAATAAAGCAGATGAAGAATTGCATAAATTAAATCTGAGGGAGCCTGCTTCCTTAACTTCTACACATCCTTTAACTAGGTATGGCTAG